The following are encoded in a window of Solidesulfovibrio magneticus RS-1 genomic DNA:
- a CDS encoding IS110 family transposase: MAADCFIGIDVSKETLAVHTLPDGNDFQFVNDPDGIKAICRKFSKFRPKLIIIEATGGLQIPVATALSLKKFPVVVINPRQARDFARAKGRLAKTDKIDAEILALFGKQMEPEVRPLKDEQAQEMSSLMSRRNQLIRMLVMEKNRFTRAYGSVRADIEKNIDWLEERLSEIDTHLGTVVRASPIWRERDNLLRSVPGVGDVLSRSLLSNLPELGTLNRREIAALVGVAPLNCDSGKRRGKRRVWGGRSDVRSVLYMAVLSAKKYNPVIRDFYNRLKEAGKPHKVAAVASMRKLITILNAMVRSGQPWGQYAHAA; this comes from the coding sequence ATGGCTGCTGACTGTTTCATCGGAATTGATGTCTCTAAGGAAACTCTTGCTGTCCACACGCTTCCTGACGGAAATGACTTTCAATTTGTTAACGACCCCGATGGTATAAAAGCTATCTGCAGGAAATTTTCAAAATTTCGTCCAAAGCTTATTATCATCGAGGCGACTGGCGGCCTTCAAATTCCTGTTGCCACGGCATTGAGTCTCAAGAAATTCCCCGTTGTAGTCATCAATCCCCGCCAGGCTCGGGATTTTGCGCGAGCTAAAGGACGGCTGGCTAAAACAGACAAGATTGACGCTGAGATTCTTGCTCTTTTTGGCAAGCAGATGGAGCCTGAAGTACGCCCTCTGAAGGACGAGCAAGCGCAAGAAATGAGTTCGCTAATGTCCAGGCGCAACCAACTCATTCGAATGCTTGTCATGGAAAAAAATCGTTTTACTCGTGCTTATGGCTCGGTAAGAGCAGATATAGAGAAGAATATTGACTGGCTTGAGGAACGATTGTCTGAGATCGACACGCATCTTGGCACAGTAGTACGAGCGAGTCCGATTTGGCGTGAGCGAGACAATTTGCTCCGGAGCGTCCCTGGAGTCGGAGATGTCCTATCAAGGTCGCTCCTTTCCAATCTGCCTGAGCTTGGAACGTTGAATCGTCGGGAGATCGCTGCTCTTGTTGGGGTTGCCCCTTTGAATTGTGACAGCGGAAAGCGTCGAGGAAAACGTCGTGTATGGGGAGGTCGAAGTGATGTTCGATCTGTATTATATATGGCTGTCTTGTCAGCTAAAAAATACAATCCCGTCATACGTGATTTTTACAATCGCCTCAAGGAAGCCGGCAAACCACATAAAGTCGCCGCAGTTGCTTCGATGCGAAAGTTGATAACGATTTTGAATGCAATGGTGCGATCCGGGCAACCGTGGGGACAGTACGCACACGCGGCGTAG
- a CDS encoding TVP38/TMEM64 family protein → MSGRTRKLLLAALAVALVAAFFGLGLHKHLTLEALKASRQALTDARAAAPLGFAVGYFLLYVLVAALSLPGATVLTLGGAAVFGFWTTLVLVSFASTIGATLACALSRTLFREAVTKRLGPRLAAVDAGLAREGAFYLFTLRLVPLFPFFVVNAVMGLTAVPLSTFYLVSQIGMLPGTAVYVNAGTRLGELTSLSGIVSPGLLVSFALLGVFPLAARRAVDVVRRKRVGKSTQPAPSGPNHP, encoded by the coding sequence ATGTCCGGACGTACGCGCAAACTGCTCCTGGCCGCCCTGGCCGTGGCCCTGGTCGCCGCCTTTTTCGGCCTGGGGCTGCACAAGCATCTCACCCTGGAAGCGCTCAAGGCCTCCCGGCAGGCCCTCACCGACGCCCGGGCCGCCGCGCCCCTGGGCTTTGCCGTCGGCTATTTCCTGCTCTACGTGCTGGTGGCCGCCCTGAGCCTGCCCGGGGCCACGGTGCTGACCCTGGGCGGCGCGGCCGTCTTCGGCTTCTGGACGACGCTTGTCCTGGTCTCCTTTGCCAGCACCATCGGCGCGACCCTGGCCTGCGCCCTGTCGCGCACGCTCTTTCGCGAGGCCGTCACCAAACGCCTGGGGCCACGGTTGGCCGCCGTGGACGCGGGACTGGCCCGGGAAGGGGCTTTTTACCTGTTCACCCTGCGGCTGGTGCCCCTTTTTCCCTTTTTCGTGGTCAACGCCGTCATGGGACTCACGGCCGTGCCCTTGTCCACCTTCTACCTCGTCTCCCAGATCGGCATGCTTCCGGGCACGGCGGTCTACGTCAACGCCGGAACCCGGCTCGGCGAGCTGACCTCGCTGTCGGGCATCGTCTCGCCCGGGCTTCTCGTGTCCTTTGCTCTGCTTGGCGTCTTTCCCCTGGCCGCCCGGCGCGCCGTGGACGTCGTGCGGCGAAAACGCGTCGGAAAAAGCACGCAACCGGCCCCATCCGGGCCAAACCACCCGTAA
- a CDS encoding HD-GYP domain-containing protein, translating to MLRKISVAELSPGMFVVDSGLSWLEHPYLFGQEGEIKSLAAVREIAEAGYTEAFIDTERGTYAQGRSAEPTLAELLARETDRPAEPAVPLEEELVAATAVYQDCLCIARNVLETVKAGGELDMDEPTSLVDDVIASAVRNPDALVALCKLRRHDAYTFTHGVNVAALSVAFGTALGLDTLGLRDLGLAGLFHDIGKTGVPDAILNKPARLSPGEFEQVKNHPGYGRQILEGRGLPEAVLRGVAEHHEKWGGTGYPHGLAGEDVHPYGRIIGVADVFDALTSRRAYKDGILPTKALGVLYGMRERDYPPGLVERFIKFMGPYPVGSFVRLASGHHAFVSKSNPGRPLFPELLLTFDPAMARLKPRKIEAKPDAAGKSPIIEVVDPARHGIDPLEFLCPTGR from the coding sequence ATGCTGCGGAAAATATCCGTCGCCGAGCTTTCGCCCGGCATGTTTGTCGTCGATTCCGGCCTGTCCTGGTTGGAACATCCCTATCTTTTTGGTCAAGAAGGCGAAATCAAGAGTTTGGCCGCCGTGCGCGAGATCGCCGAAGCCGGCTACACCGAAGCCTTCATCGACACCGAGCGCGGGACCTATGCCCAGGGGCGGTCGGCCGAGCCGACCCTGGCCGAGCTGCTGGCCAGGGAGACCGACCGTCCGGCCGAGCCGGCCGTGCCCCTGGAAGAGGAGCTTGTGGCGGCCACGGCCGTCTACCAGGACTGCCTGTGCATCGCCCGCAACGTGTTGGAGACGGTTAAGGCCGGCGGCGAACTGGACATGGACGAGCCGACGAGCCTCGTCGACGACGTCATCGCCAGCGCCGTGCGCAATCCCGACGCCCTTGTCGCCCTGTGCAAGCTGCGCCGACACGACGCCTACACCTTCACTCACGGGGTCAACGTGGCCGCGCTGTCCGTGGCCTTCGGCACGGCCCTTGGCCTCGACACCCTGGGGCTGCGCGACCTGGGGCTGGCCGGGCTTTTTCACGACATCGGCAAGACCGGCGTGCCCGACGCCATCCTCAACAAGCCGGCCCGGCTCTCGCCCGGGGAATTCGAGCAGGTCAAAAACCATCCAGGCTACGGCCGCCAGATTCTTGAGGGCCGGGGGCTGCCCGAGGCGGTGCTGCGCGGCGTGGCCGAGCACCACGAGAAGTGGGGCGGCACGGGCTACCCCCACGGCCTGGCCGGCGAGGACGTGCACCCTTACGGCCGCATCATCGGCGTGGCCGACGTGTTCGACGCCCTGACGTCCAGGCGGGCCTACAAGGACGGCATCCTGCCCACCAAGGCCCTGGGCGTGCTGTATGGGATGCGGGAGCGCGACTATCCGCCCGGACTCGTCGAACGCTTCATCAAGTTCATGGGCCCCTACCCCGTGGGCAGCTTCGTGCGCTTGGCCAGCGGTCACCATGCCTTTGTCAGCAAGTCCAATCCCGGCCGGCCGCTTTTCCCGGAGCTGCTCCTGACCTTTGATCCGGCCATGGCCCGCCTGAAACCTCGCAAGATCGAGGCCAAGCCCGACGCCGCCGGGAAATCGCCGATTATCGAGGTGGTGGATCCGGCCCGCCACGGTATTGATCCCCTGGAATTTCTCTGCCCGACGGGGCGGTGA
- the zwf gene encoding glucose-6-phosphate dehydrogenase yields MTSDRDAVQAEVVLGRTTSTPSADACRFDAVDAPFTLVIFGATGDLTARMLLPALTALTTGGHLPDNFAVVGASRTELTEEAFRERMREAAKEFGDCDNDAWAAMASRFTYKQVHYDDPASFTALAGFLDDLAKERNLGPNRIFYLAVPPTVYEDIAVNLAGAGLAEETGGYARLVIEKPFGRDLETARVLEKALHTRFAEHQIFRIDHYLAKETVQNILMLRFANAIFEPLWNRRYVNYVSILAAESIGVGHRASYYDHFGVLRDMFQNHMMQLLSLCAIEAPSLFEADLVRDEKTKVFRALRPFSDKDVAEHCILGQYASGMVDGKRAPSYLDEEGVPGDSTTPTFAAMRVYLDNWRWQGVPFYLISGKRLPAKRTEIAVQFKPVPFSMFRGIFGDHIEANRLILRIQPDEQVSLTFQAKAPGPMCLRSVTMNFNYYQGYTGAALTAYAKVLLDCMLGDQTLFWRQDGVELCWKFLTPLLEKPSAERLFLYKSGTWGPQEAGRFFSAHGLVP; encoded by the coding sequence ATGACTAGCGACCGCGACGCGGTCCAGGCCGAGGTGGTCCTGGGCCGCACCACCTCCACCCCCTCGGCCGACGCCTGCCGCTTCGACGCGGTGGACGCGCCCTTCACCCTGGTCATCTTCGGGGCCACCGGCGACCTCACTGCCCGGATGCTCCTGCCGGCCCTGACCGCCCTTACCACCGGCGGCCATCTGCCCGACAACTTCGCCGTGGTCGGGGCCAGCCGCACGGAGCTGACCGAAGAAGCCTTCCGGGAACGCATGCGCGAGGCCGCCAAGGAATTCGGCGACTGCGACAACGACGCCTGGGCCGCCATGGCCTCGCGGTTTACCTACAAGCAGGTCCATTACGACGATCCGGCCTCATTCACGGCCCTGGCCGGCTTCCTCGACGACCTGGCCAAGGAACGCAACCTCGGTCCCAACCGCATCTTCTATCTGGCCGTACCGCCCACGGTCTACGAGGACATCGCCGTCAACCTGGCCGGGGCCGGCCTGGCCGAGGAAACCGGCGGCTATGCCCGGCTGGTCATCGAAAAGCCCTTTGGCCGCGACCTGGAAACGGCCAGGGTGCTGGAAAAAGCCCTGCACACCCGGTTCGCCGAGCATCAGATATTCCGCATCGACCACTATCTGGCCAAGGAAACCGTGCAGAACATCCTCATGCTGCGGTTCGCCAACGCCATCTTCGAGCCGCTGTGGAACCGGCGCTACGTCAACTACGTGAGCATCCTGGCCGCCGAATCCATCGGCGTCGGCCACCGGGCCTCCTACTACGACCACTTCGGCGTGCTGCGCGACATGTTCCAAAACCACATGATGCAGCTGCTGTCGCTGTGCGCCATCGAGGCTCCGTCGCTGTTCGAAGCCGATCTGGTGCGCGACGAAAAGACCAAGGTGTTCCGGGCGCTGCGGCCGTTTAGCGACAAGGACGTGGCCGAGCACTGCATCCTGGGCCAATACGCCTCGGGCATGGTGGACGGCAAACGCGCCCCGTCCTACCTCGACGAGGAAGGCGTGCCCGGCGACTCCACCACCCCGACCTTTGCCGCCATGCGCGTCTATCTCGACAACTGGCGCTGGCAGGGCGTGCCCTTCTACCTCATCTCGGGCAAGCGCCTCCCGGCAAAACGCACGGAAATCGCCGTGCAGTTCAAGCCTGTGCCCTTTTCCATGTTCCGGGGCATTTTTGGCGACCATATCGAGGCCAACCGGCTCATCCTGCGCATCCAGCCCGACGAGCAGGTCAGCCTGACCTTCCAGGCCAAGGCCCCCGGCCCCATGTGCCTGCGCTCGGTGACCATGAACTTCAACTACTACCAGGGCTACACCGGCGCGGCGCTGACCGCCTACGCCAAGGTGCTGCTCGACTGCATGCTCGGCGACCAGACGCTCTTCTGGCGGCAAGACGGGGTGGAACTGTGCTGGAAGTTCCTGACCCCCTTGCTGGAAAAGCCCTCGGCCGAGCGCCTGTTCCTCTACAAATCCGGCACCTGGGGACCCCAGGAGGCCGGCCGGTTCTTCTCGGCCCACGGACTTGTGCCATGA
- a CDS encoding methyl-accepting chemotaxis protein, giving the protein MPISPPVGEHPLSPDAPRRPANPPPPQPRPANRQAQRAATPSRNRRRNAVLLPSCSPIQRQPTQAQYEKSFIFNRHRNHPISFCASSGEDNRHVAGSSAITQHTQEDSIMQLFNDMRVGKKLLLSFLAMACLTVVVGQIGFQSMRDINSLAESMYAKELLGLSAIKEAGIALGHIDRASKNMLLADSQEAREIYIKRIDQYKIDFLKNYNEALPLFWTEVGKQSLKRLDDLWRTYNISLAKLIALNKSEAPAAHRESTVLSMGQLAEETDAINEAINTSSALKDANAHKFAQQIQDTYTTNRDYLLGITLTSILLGIGLGLVIARSISKPLNQTMQFAQEVTKGNLDASCPVHRRDEIGQLAEALRDMLVRLKDKIDEAFEQSERAAKESERAGQAMQEALEAKKLAETAKTEGMLQAAGQLEAIVEVLHTASEDLSTQVDQSSNGAREQAQRIGETATSMEQMNASVLEVAQNASSAAATADQTKAKAAQGADVVGQVVAAIAQVQAQSQEMMHDISSLGTQAEGIGQIINVISDIADQTNLLALNAAIEAARAGEAGRGFAVVADEVRKLAEKTMTATKEVGQAVRGIQEGTRKNIDNVERSGKTIGKATQLATLSGEALRQIVTLADTTTDQVRSIATASEEQSSASEEINRSLEDVNRVSLETSETMRHSTLAVSNLASQAQALKDLIEAMKSEETAVPAGRQALPMLGQPKAERYRQ; this is encoded by the coding sequence TTGCCGATTTCGCCCCCCGTCGGCGAACACCCCCTCTCGCCGGACGCGCCCCGTAGGCCGGCCAACCCGCCTCCCCCCCAGCCGCGCCCGGCGAACAGGCAGGCACAGCGCGCGGCGACACCTTCACGAAACCGCCGCCGCAATGCCGTGCTCTTGCCTTCTTGTTCGCCGATCCAACGACAGCCGACGCAAGCGCAATATGAAAAGTCGTTCATCTTCAACCGCCACCGTAACCACCCCATATCCTTCTGCGCCTCAAGCGGTGAGGACAACCGGCACGTCGCCGGCTCGTCAGCGATCACACAACATACGCAAGAGGACAGTATTATGCAGTTGTTTAACGACATGCGCGTGGGCAAGAAGCTCCTTCTTTCCTTCCTTGCCATGGCCTGTCTTACTGTCGTCGTCGGCCAGATCGGCTTTCAAAGCATGAGAGACATCAACAGTCTTGCTGAGTCCATGTATGCAAAAGAACTGCTTGGCCTGTCCGCTATCAAGGAAGCGGGTATTGCGCTTGGGCACATCGACAGAGCTTCAAAAAATATGCTCTTGGCCGACTCCCAGGAAGCGAGAGAGATATATATCAAACGAATAGACCAATACAAAATCGATTTCCTCAAAAACTACAACGAGGCACTGCCCTTGTTTTGGACCGAAGTTGGCAAGCAAAGCCTCAAGCGCCTCGACGACCTGTGGCGGACCTACAACATCTCGCTTGCCAAACTTATTGCACTCAACAAAAGCGAAGCCCCTGCCGCGCACCGGGAATCCACGGTGCTGTCCATGGGACAGTTGGCCGAAGAAACCGACGCCATAAACGAGGCCATCAACACCTCAAGCGCCCTCAAGGATGCCAACGCGCACAAATTCGCCCAACAAATCCAAGACACCTATACCACCAACCGCGACTACCTCCTTGGCATCACCCTCACAAGCATCCTCCTCGGCATCGGCCTTGGCCTGGTCATCGCCCGATCCATCAGCAAACCGCTCAACCAGACCATGCAGTTCGCCCAGGAAGTGACCAAGGGCAATCTGGACGCTTCCTGTCCGGTGCACCGGCGCGACGAAATCGGCCAACTGGCCGAAGCGCTGCGCGACATGCTCGTCAGGCTCAAGGACAAGATCGACGAGGCGTTTGAGCAGTCCGAGCGGGCCGCGAAGGAATCCGAGCGGGCCGGGCAGGCCATGCAGGAGGCGCTGGAGGCCAAGAAGCTCGCCGAAACAGCCAAGACCGAGGGCATGCTCCAGGCGGCCGGCCAGCTCGAAGCCATAGTCGAGGTCCTCCATACGGCTTCCGAGGACCTTTCCACCCAGGTTGACCAGTCGAGCAACGGCGCAAGGGAACAGGCCCAGCGCATCGGCGAGACCGCGACCTCCATGGAACAGATGAACGCCTCGGTCCTGGAAGTCGCCCAAAACGCCTCCAGCGCCGCCGCCACTGCCGACCAGACCAAGGCGAAAGCCGCCCAAGGGGCCGACGTCGTCGGCCAGGTCGTGGCCGCCATTGCCCAGGTCCAGGCCCAATCCCAGGAAATGATGCACGACATCAGCAGCCTGGGTACCCAGGCGGAAGGCATTGGCCAGATCATCAACGTCATCTCGGACATCGCCGACCAGACCAACCTGCTGGCCCTTAACGCCGCCATCGAGGCCGCCCGGGCCGGCGAAGCCGGGCGCGGCTTTGCCGTGGTCGCCGACGAGGTCAGAAAACTCGCGGAAAAGACCATGACCGCCACCAAGGAAGTGGGCCAGGCCGTCCGGGGGATTCAGGAAGGAACGCGTAAAAACATCGACAACGTGGAACGCTCCGGCAAAACCATCGGCAAAGCCACCCAACTGGCCACCTTGTCCGGTGAGGCCCTGCGCCAGATCGTGACGTTGGCCGACACCACCACCGACCAGGTCCGTTCCATCGCCACGGCCTCGGAGGAACAATCCTCGGCCAGCGAGGAAATCAATCGCAGCCTGGAAGACGTCAACCGCGTCTCCCTGGAAACGTCCGAGACCATGCGCCACTCGACCCTGGCCGTCAGCAATCTGGCCAGCCAAGCCCAGGCCCTCAAGGATTTGATCGAAGCCATGAAGTCCGAAGAGACGGCCGTCCCGGCCGGACGCCAGGCCCTGCCGATGCTGGGGCAGCCCAAGGCCGAACGCTACAGGCAATAA
- the gnd gene encoding phosphogluconate dehydrogenase (NAD(+)-dependent, decarboxylating) → MNIAMVGLGRMGLNMARRLARGGVAVTAYNRTVQKAHDFAAEEGGAARAVDSIPDLVAALPAPRLVWLMLPAGAATDEHIDELLPLLSPGDILVDGGNTFFRDDLRRHEAAAKHGVRYCDAGVSGGIWGLAEGYCIMIGAEPDVAAVLKPYLDVLTGPGGNLHTGPVGSGHYVKMVHNGIEYGMMQAYAEGFEILAASQFGEKLDFTAICDLWNHGSVVRSWLLELAQRAFAADPRLESLEAYVDDSGEGRWTVNQAVENAVSAPVITASLFERFRSRQPNAFQDRVLAALRNQFGGHAVKRKDGHD, encoded by the coding sequence ATGAACATCGCGATGGTCGGCCTTGGACGCATGGGCCTCAACATGGCCAGACGGCTGGCCCGGGGCGGCGTCGCCGTGACCGCCTATAACCGCACCGTGCAAAAAGCCCATGACTTTGCCGCCGAGGAAGGCGGGGCCGCCCGGGCCGTGGATTCCATCCCCGATCTCGTGGCCGCCCTGCCCGCGCCGCGCCTCGTCTGGCTCATGCTGCCGGCCGGCGCGGCCACCGACGAGCACATCGACGAGCTTTTGCCCCTGCTCTCCCCGGGCGACATCCTGGTGGACGGGGGCAACACCTTTTTCCGCGACGACCTGCGCCGCCACGAAGCCGCCGCCAAACATGGCGTCCGCTACTGCGACGCCGGCGTGTCCGGCGGTATCTGGGGACTGGCCGAGGGCTACTGCATCATGATCGGGGCCGAACCCGACGTGGCCGCCGTGCTCAAACCCTACCTGGACGTGCTGACCGGCCCGGGTGGCAACCTGCACACCGGCCCGGTGGGTTCCGGGCATTACGTCAAGATGGTCCACAACGGCATCGAGTACGGCATGATGCAGGCCTATGCCGAGGGTTTCGAGATCCTGGCCGCCTCGCAGTTCGGGGAAAAGCTCGATTTCACGGCCATCTGCGACCTGTGGAACCATGGCTCGGTGGTGCGCTCGTGGCTGCTCGAACTGGCCCAGCGCGCCTTTGCCGCCGACCCGCGCCTGGAGTCCCTGGAAGCCTACGTGGACGACTCCGGCGAGGGCCGCTGGACCGTCAACCAGGCCGTGGAAAACGCCGTGTCCGCCCCGGTCATCACCGCCTCGCTTTTCGAGCGCTTCCGCTCCCGCCAGCCCAACGCCTTCCAGGATCGGGTGCTGGCTGCTCTGCGCAACCAGTTCGGCGGCCACGCCGTCAAAAGGAAGGACGGCCATGACTAG
- the pgl gene encoding 6-phosphogluconolactonase encodes MTPRVRRFTDVAALTEAAFAFVAERAMEAVAARGRFSLALSGGGTPLPLYAALAARGLGIAWNDALMFFGDERLVPWDDPENTFGAVRRVLFDKITAPAANIRPMPVQLTPPEAAGAAYEAEVRAALGRPGEAVPRFDLILLGMGPDGHTASLFPGSPVLGETKRLVAAAPPPTTAKPAVARLTFTLPLLNAARRVAFLVTAKGKETPLDKALAGPDPTVPASLVQPENGVDWFVAEG; translated from the coding sequence ATGACCCCCCGGGTGCGCCGCTTCACCGACGTCGCCGCCCTGACCGAGGCGGCCTTCGCCTTCGTGGCCGAGCGGGCCATGGAGGCGGTGGCCGCCCGGGGCCGGTTCTCCCTGGCCCTGTCCGGCGGCGGCACGCCGTTGCCGCTGTACGCCGCCCTGGCCGCCCGGGGACTCGGCATCGCCTGGAACGACGCGCTCATGTTTTTCGGCGACGAGCGCCTCGTCCCCTGGGACGATCCCGAAAACACCTTTGGCGCGGTGCGTCGCGTGCTCTTTGACAAGATCACCGCGCCGGCCGCCAATATCCGGCCCATGCCCGTGCAGCTCACACCCCCCGAAGCGGCGGGGGCCGCCTACGAGGCCGAGGTGCGCGCCGCTCTCGGCCGGCCGGGCGAGGCTGTGCCCCGCTTCGACCTGATCCTGCTCGGCATGGGACCCGACGGGCATACCGCTTCGCTCTTTCCGGGCAGCCCCGTCCTTGGCGAAACCAAACGGCTGGTGGCCGCCGCGCCGCCGCCGACCACGGCCAAGCCGGCCGTGGCCCGCCTGACGTTCACCCTGCCGCTTCTCAACGCCGCCCGACGTGTGGCCTTCCTGGTCACGGCCAAGGGCAAGGAAACGCCCCTGGACAAAGCCCTTGCCGGCCCGGACCCGACCGTGCCGGCCTCGCTGGTGCAGCCGGAAAACGGCGTCGATTGGTTCGTGGCCGAGGGATAG
- a CDS encoding acyltransferase family protein, whose product MRKYFIDNLRWMSVLLVIPYHVFLCYNTFGYEYYVYAMPVQVFSVFDLLCAPWFMPLLFFVSGISTTYALGKRTNRQYLAERLGKLLIPFLAGAILLTPLMAYYARKHYEGYAGGVWENYILFFRHWTTGSKGVPPYEVGQMWFLLYLFAISLAALPILKLAREGCGRLRLELWPLWAIALLFVPLGCVWDLMPGPPQSLAGCFALFLLGGLFFHTDALQEKLARQAWRLSFPFAALLLAGVALTGRLGPGWWSPYLQALVMWMGILALMGLGRRYVNFTNPVTRYLSASSFALYIFHQAWLVMIAFYAIRSIASPWLQAPTILGLCLACSLVSYEACRRLALTRFLFGIKR is encoded by the coding sequence ATGAGAAAATATTTCATCGACAACCTGCGCTGGATGAGCGTGCTCCTGGTCATCCCCTACCATGTGTTTCTGTGCTACAATACCTTCGGCTACGAATACTACGTCTACGCGATGCCCGTGCAAGTGTTCTCGGTTTTCGATCTGCTGTGCGCGCCCTGGTTCATGCCCCTGCTGTTTTTCGTCTCCGGCATCAGCACGACCTACGCCTTGGGAAAACGGACCAATCGCCAATACCTGGCAGAGCGCCTGGGAAAACTCCTCATTCCCTTTTTGGCAGGAGCCATTCTGCTGACGCCGCTCATGGCCTACTATGCCAGAAAGCATTACGAGGGCTATGCCGGCGGCGTATGGGAAAACTACATCCTGTTTTTCCGCCACTGGACCACCGGGTCCAAGGGTGTTCCGCCCTATGAAGTGGGACAGATGTGGTTTCTGCTCTACCTGTTCGCCATATCCCTGGCGGCGCTGCCCATCCTGAAGCTGGCCCGGGAAGGTTGCGGCCGTCTGCGCCTGGAACTGTGGCCGCTGTGGGCCATAGCCTTGCTGTTCGTCCCCCTGGGCTGCGTCTGGGACCTGATGCCCGGCCCCCCGCAAAGCCTGGCCGGCTGCTTTGCCCTGTTCCTGCTCGGCGGCTTGTTCTTCCACACGGACGCGCTCCAGGAGAAACTGGCCCGCCAGGCCTGGCGGCTGTCCTTCCCCTTCGCCGCGCTCCTGCTGGCCGGGGTCGCCCTGACCGGCCGCCTGGGTCCGGGCTGGTGGTCCCCGTACCTGCAGGCCCTGGTCATGTGGATGGGCATATTGGCGCTGATGGGCCTGGGCAGACGGTATGTAAACTTCACCAATCCGGTCACGCGGTATCTGTCGGCCTCGTCCTTTGCCCTGTACATCTTCCACCAGGCCTGGCTGGTGATGATCGCCTTTTACGCCATCAGGTCCATCGCCTCCCCCTGGCTCCAGGCCCCCACGATCCTGGGCCTTTGCCTGGCCTGCAGCCTGGTCAGCTACGAAGCCTGCCGCCGCCTGGCGCTGACGCGCTTCCTGTTCGGCATCAAGCGGTGA